From one Streptomyces sp. CA-210063 genomic stretch:
- a CDS encoding SpoIIE family protein phosphatase — protein MHGSDGGAPRERGGGWGRLAGLRAALSGRSVAGQVFLLQVVIVLVLVVSAVVALVLQVRHDSTKEAHNRSLAVAETFANAPGTREALSADDPTAVLQPRAEAARIQSEVDFIVVMNTDGVRYTHPKTDRIGKQFVGTLEPALEGESFTEEIDGTLGPLVQAVVPIKAPDGSVVGLVSAGITTENVGGAAEQQLPLVLAAAAAALVLSTAGTALVSKRLLRQTHGLGPSEMTRMYEHHDAVLHAVREGVIIVGGGGRLLLANDEAHRLLDLPADAEGQDVLALGLEPHMADLLASGRVANDEVHLVGDRLIAVNQRATDLQGEPSGSVATLRDSTELRALSGRAEAARERLKLLYDAGVGVGTGLDVTRTAEELAEVAVPRFADFVTVDLAPAALSGDEPETVTTLRRTAFSGIRKDAPLYKVGETIDLVPSSPQAHSIDSGGSVLVVDLSRAPGWQAQDLERSAQVVEYGIHSLITVPLRVGQLVMGVANFWRSEKPEPFDQEELALAEELVARAAVSIDNARRYTREHTMAETLQRSLLPRNLPEQSALDVAYRYLPAQAGVGGDWFDVLPLSGTRVAVVVGDVVGHGLHAAATMGRLRTAVHNFTALDLPPDEILGLLDEMVSRIDQDEAVVDGTAPITGATCLYAIYDPVSRRCTVARAGHPPLAVARPDGRVDFPDIPAGPPLGLGGLPFETAELDLEEGSRLVLYTDGLVEDRERDIDDGLELLRTALAGSDTSPQGTCQAVLDALPPSRASDDIALIVARTRALDTGRVVEWEVPGDPAAVARARADATRQLAAWGLEELEFTTELILSELVTNAIRYGGDPIRVRLIHDRNLICEVTDSSHTSPHLRYAATTDEGGRGLYLIAQLTQRWGTRYSPTGKTIWTEQALP, from the coding sequence ATGCACGGATCCGACGGCGGCGCACCTCGGGAGCGCGGAGGCGGGTGGGGCCGGCTCGCGGGGCTGCGGGCGGCGTTGAGCGGGCGCAGTGTCGCCGGGCAGGTGTTCCTGCTGCAAGTGGTGATCGTGCTGGTCCTGGTCGTGTCGGCCGTGGTGGCGCTGGTCCTCCAGGTACGGCACGACAGCACCAAGGAAGCGCACAACCGTTCACTCGCCGTGGCGGAGACGTTCGCCAACGCGCCGGGGACCCGGGAGGCGCTCAGCGCGGACGATCCGACGGCGGTGCTCCAGCCGAGGGCCGAGGCCGCCCGGATCCAGTCCGAGGTGGACTTCATCGTCGTGATGAACACCGACGGGGTCCGGTACACCCATCCGAAGACGGACCGCATCGGCAAGCAGTTCGTCGGCACCCTCGAACCCGCGCTCGAAGGCGAGTCCTTCACGGAGGAGATCGACGGAACGCTCGGACCGCTCGTCCAGGCCGTGGTGCCGATCAAGGCACCCGACGGTTCGGTCGTGGGCCTGGTCTCGGCCGGAATCACCACCGAGAACGTGGGCGGGGCCGCGGAACAGCAGCTGCCTCTCGTACTGGCCGCCGCCGCGGCGGCCCTCGTCCTGAGCACGGCGGGCACGGCCCTCGTCAGCAAGCGGCTTCTGCGCCAGACCCATGGCCTCGGCCCGTCCGAGATGACCCGCATGTACGAGCATCACGACGCGGTGCTGCACGCCGTACGGGAGGGCGTGATCATCGTCGGCGGCGGGGGCCGGCTGCTGCTCGCCAACGACGAGGCCCACCGCCTGCTCGACCTGCCGGCGGACGCCGAGGGCCAAGACGTCCTCGCCTTGGGCCTGGAGCCGCACATGGCCGACCTGCTGGCCTCGGGACGCGTCGCCAACGACGAGGTGCACCTGGTGGGCGACCGGCTGATCGCGGTCAACCAGCGCGCCACCGATCTGCAGGGCGAGCCCTCCGGAAGCGTCGCCACGCTCCGCGACTCCACCGAGCTGCGCGCCCTCTCCGGCCGGGCGGAGGCCGCGCGGGAGCGCCTGAAGCTGCTCTACGACGCCGGAGTGGGTGTCGGCACCGGCCTGGACGTGACCCGCACCGCCGAGGAGCTGGCGGAGGTGGCCGTCCCCCGGTTCGCGGACTTCGTCACCGTCGACCTGGCCCCGGCGGCGCTCAGCGGTGACGAGCCGGAGACGGTCACCACCCTGCGCCGTACGGCGTTCAGCGGGATCCGCAAGGACGCGCCGCTGTACAAGGTGGGCGAGACGATCGACCTCGTCCCCTCCTCTCCGCAGGCCCACAGCATCGACAGCGGCGGTTCGGTGCTCGTGGTCGACCTCAGCAGGGCACCCGGCTGGCAGGCACAGGACCTCGAACGGTCCGCGCAGGTCGTGGAGTACGGCATCCACTCGCTGATCACCGTGCCGTTGCGCGTGGGGCAGCTGGTGATGGGGGTCGCCAACTTCTGGCGCTCGGAGAAGCCCGAGCCGTTCGACCAGGAGGAGCTGGCCCTCGCCGAGGAACTCGTCGCCCGGGCGGCGGTCTCCATCGACAACGCGCGCCGCTACACGCGCGAGCACACGATGGCCGAGACCCTGCAACGCAGCCTGCTGCCGCGCAACCTTCCCGAGCAGAGCGCACTGGACGTCGCCTACCGGTATCTGCCCGCGCAGGCCGGGGTGGGCGGGGACTGGTTCGACGTACTGCCCCTGTCCGGCACCCGGGTCGCGGTCGTCGTGGGCGACGTCGTCGGGCACGGGCTGCACGCCGCGGCCACGATGGGGCGGCTGCGCACCGCCGTCCACAACTTCACCGCGCTCGACCTGCCGCCGGACGAGATCCTCGGACTGCTCGACGAGATGGTCAGCCGTATCGACCAGGACGAGGCGGTGGTGGACGGCACCGCCCCGATCACCGGGGCGACCTGCCTGTACGCGATCTACGACCCGGTCTCGCGGCGCTGCACCGTCGCCCGGGCCGGCCATCCGCCGCTCGCGGTGGCCCGGCCCGACGGCAGGGTCGACTTCCCCGACATACCGGCCGGTCCGCCGCTCGGACTCGGCGGCCTGCCCTTCGAGACGGCGGAGCTGGACCTGGAGGAGGGCAGCCGGCTGGTGCTGTACACCGACGGGCTCGTCGAGGACCGGGAGCGGGACATCGACGACGGGCTCGAACTGCTGCGCACCGCCCTGGCCGGGTCCGACACCTCGCCGCAGGGCACCTGTCAGGCCGTGCTGGACGCTCTGCCGCCGAGCCGGGCGAGCGACGACATCGCGCTGATCGTCGCCCGCACCCGTGCGCTGGACACCGGCCGCGTCGTCGAGTGGGAGGTGCCCGGCGATCCCGCGGCAGTCGCCCGGGCACGGGCCGACGCCACCCGGCAGCTGGCCGCATGGGGCCTGGAGGAGCTGGAGTTCACCACCGAGCTGATCCTCAGCGAGCTGGTCACCAACGCGATCCGGTACGGCGGCGACCCCATCCGTGTCCGGCTCATCCACGACCGCAATCTGATCTGCGAGGTCACCGACAGCAGTCACACCTCGCCGCATCTGCGGTACGCCGCCACGACCGACGAGGGCGGCCGCGGCCTCTACCTCATCGCCCAGCTCACCCAGCGCTGGGGCACCCGCTACTCCCCCACCGGCAAGACCATCTGGACCGAACAGGCACTGCCCTGA
- a CDS encoding DUF1996 domain-containing protein gives MAVNVYASATEEGSPDDTVQQVDSAAGTIDCPDVGSELTEVPDGARAEVDKELAALDQQIAEAYQRLQNSVQAQQQDSGFADNAIMNPLKEKRAATIERIAIAIDRVGDRPEGLDSLATCELRPAENPNADQNGGDQDGADQNGDGGDGQDQGDPQDGQQGNGGQAGNGPVAADYADITSVQPNAQDRGGQQNGSTGSFSTDCGVNANGLFNSDNVIVAPGVSNGAHHFHDYVGNQGNSAFASDEDLAAADTSCENQGDKSSYFWPVIRLQNGTVEQDANSPGGGIEGNAGEIVTPKQVTMTFVGSPRGEVTEMPRLLRIITGDAKAFINGTANANASWSCTGFEDRQLKDKYPLCPAGSDVVRTFEFQSCWDGRNIDSANHRTHVAFAAADGSCPSGFQAIPQLVQRIVYDVDAPSLQDGGRTTPLFAVDAFPEQLHKPVTDHGDFINVFDEDLMREMVECINSGRECDAADVGGDQGNGGDQGNGGDQGDGGDQDPGQEQPGNDQGQDQEQPGNDQEQPGNGEGQDQGQDQGQEQPGNDQNQDQDQDPDQNQDENTAEPTETAQAPADGDDAANQGGDKEPQVLGSLKATQRGTAAGGEGGDDAGDNGAKAVTPEQTTPAANVPSAAGQPGSQGSESQGSESATGDLAETGAQLWPAMIGGAAVLAGVVLLRRVRRGGV, from the coding sequence GTGGCCGTCAACGTCTACGCGTCGGCCACCGAGGAGGGCTCGCCGGACGACACTGTCCAGCAGGTCGACTCGGCGGCCGGCACGATCGACTGCCCCGATGTCGGCAGCGAACTGACGGAGGTGCCCGACGGGGCGCGGGCGGAGGTCGACAAGGAACTCGCCGCCCTGGACCAGCAGATAGCCGAGGCCTACCAGCGGCTGCAGAACTCCGTTCAGGCCCAGCAGCAGGACAGCGGCTTCGCCGACAACGCGATCATGAACCCGTTGAAGGAGAAGCGGGCCGCCACGATCGAGCGGATCGCGATCGCCATCGACCGCGTCGGGGACCGCCCCGAGGGGCTCGACTCGCTCGCCACCTGTGAGCTGCGCCCCGCCGAGAACCCGAACGCCGATCAGAACGGCGGCGATCAGGACGGCGCCGACCAGAACGGCGACGGCGGCGACGGTCAGGACCAGGGCGATCCGCAGGACGGTCAGCAGGGCAACGGCGGGCAGGCCGGCAACGGGCCGGTGGCCGCGGACTACGCCGACATCACATCCGTTCAGCCGAACGCACAGGATCGGGGCGGGCAGCAGAACGGCTCCACCGGTTCCTTCAGCACGGACTGCGGTGTGAACGCGAACGGTCTGTTCAACTCGGACAACGTCATCGTCGCGCCCGGTGTCTCCAACGGCGCCCACCACTTCCACGACTACGTCGGCAACCAGGGCAACAGCGCGTTCGCCAGCGACGAGGACCTCGCCGCCGCCGACACCAGCTGCGAGAACCAGGGCGACAAGTCCTCGTACTTCTGGCCGGTGATCCGTCTGCAGAACGGCACCGTCGAGCAGGACGCCAACTCGCCCGGCGGCGGTATCGAGGGCAACGCCGGAGAGATCGTGACGCCCAAGCAGGTCACGATGACCTTCGTGGGCAGCCCGCGCGGCGAGGTCACGGAGATGCCGAGGCTGCTGCGCATCATCACCGGTGACGCCAAGGCCTTCATCAACGGCACGGCCAACGCCAACGCCTCCTGGAGCTGCACCGGCTTCGAGGACCGGCAGCTGAAGGACAAGTACCCGCTCTGCCCCGCCGGCAGCGACGTCGTACGCACCTTCGAGTTCCAGAGTTGCTGGGACGGCCGCAACATCGACAGCGCCAACCACCGCACCCACGTGGCCTTCGCCGCCGCCGACGGCAGCTGCCCCAGTGGCTTCCAGGCCATCCCGCAGCTGGTCCAGCGCATCGTCTACGACGTCGACGCCCCGAGCCTCCAGGACGGCGGCCGTACGACCCCGCTCTTCGCGGTCGACGCCTTCCCCGAGCAGCTCCACAAGCCCGTCACCGACCACGGCGACTTCATCAATGTCTTCGACGAGGACCTGATGCGGGAGATGGTGGAGTGCATCAACAGCGGGCGCGAGTGCGACGCGGCCGACGTCGGTGGTGACCAGGGCAATGGTGGTGATCAGGGCAATGGTGGTGACCAGGGCGACGGTGGCGACCAGGACCCGGGTCAGGAGCAGCCGGGCAACGACCAGGGTCAGGACCAGGAGCAGCCGGGCAACGACCAGGAGCAGCCCGGCAACGGCGAAGGCCAGGACCAGGGACAGGACCAGGGCCAGGAGCAGCCGGGCAACGACCAGAACCAGGACCAGGATCAGGACCCGGACCAGAACCAGGACGAGAACACGGCCGAGCCCACCGAGACCGCCCAGGCACCCGCCGACGGTGACGACGCGGCGAACCAGGGCGGCGACAAGGAGCCTCAGGTCCTCGGCTCGCTGAAGGCGACCCAGCGCGGCACCGCCGCCGGGGGCGAGGGCGGTGACGATGCCGGAGACAACGGCGCCAAGGCCGTCACCCCCGAGCAGACGACCCCCGCCGCCAACGTACCGTCGGCCGCGGGTCAGCCCGGATCGCAGGGGTCCGAATCGCAGGGGTCCGAATCGGCGACGGGCGACCTCGCCGAGACCGGGGCGCAGTTGTGGCCGGCCATGATCGGTGGCGCGGCGGTGCTCGCCGGAGTCGTACTGCTTCGCCGGGTCAGGCGCGGGGGCGTCTGA
- a CDS encoding Gfo/Idh/MocA family protein — MRIGLLGTGPWAEMAYAPALSAHQELDFVGVWGRRPEAAKELADQYGGLHVYEDVDALFADVDAVAVALPPSVQAPLAARAARAGCHLLLDKPLATDVEQGRAVVDAVEEAGVASVVFFTARFQTAIDAWITEQAAGEGWFTARAEWFGSLFDDESDSPFAASPWRREKGALWDVGPHALSVLLPILGDVEKVAAAVRGPKDTVHLILLHTGGASSTVTLSLTAPPAASGATVELRGRAGTTVLPTSDEGAVPALVRAGDALLAAARGGRPHPCDAAFALRVTELLVAAEGQLTG; from the coding sequence ATGCGTATCGGACTGCTCGGAACAGGACCGTGGGCCGAGATGGCCTACGCCCCCGCGCTGAGCGCTCACCAGGAGCTGGACTTCGTGGGGGTGTGGGGCAGGCGGCCGGAGGCGGCCAAGGAACTGGCCGACCAGTACGGCGGTCTGCACGTGTACGAGGACGTCGACGCCCTGTTCGCCGACGTGGACGCGGTCGCCGTGGCCCTGCCGCCCTCGGTCCAGGCACCGCTCGCGGCGCGTGCCGCCCGTGCGGGCTGTCATCTGCTGCTCGACAAGCCCCTCGCGACGGACGTCGAGCAGGGGCGGGCCGTCGTCGACGCGGTCGAGGAGGCCGGTGTCGCCTCCGTCGTCTTCTTCACCGCCCGTTTCCAGACCGCGATCGACGCGTGGATCACCGAACAGGCCGCCGGCGAGGGCTGGTTCACGGCCCGCGCGGAGTGGTTCGGCTCACTGTTCGACGACGAGAGCGACAGCCCCTTCGCGGCCTCGCCGTGGCGGCGGGAGAAGGGGGCCCTGTGGGATGTCGGCCCGCACGCCCTGTCCGTGCTGCTGCCGATCCTCGGGGACGTCGAGAAGGTGGCCGCCGCCGTGCGCGGGCCCAAGGACACGGTCCATCTGATCCTCCTGCACACCGGCGGGGCGTCCAGCACGGTCACCCTCAGCCTCACGGCCCCGCCGGCGGCCTCCGGCGCCACGGTCGAGCTGCGCGGCCGGGCCGGGACGACCGTACTGCCCACGTCCGACGAAGGTGCCGTACCGGCTCTCGTCCGCGCGGGGGACGCCCTGTTGGCCGCTGCCCGCGGTGGCCGCCCGCACCCGTGCGACGCCGCGTTCGCGCTGCGGGTGACCGAGCTGCTGGTCGCCGCTGAAGGGCAGTTGACCGGCTGA